One region of Peromyscus eremicus chromosome 4, PerEre_H2_v1, whole genome shotgun sequence genomic DNA includes:
- the C4H20orf141 gene encoding uncharacterized protein C20orf141 homolog isoform X2, with protein MCVPWDVSQAQLLDSLLGLGALGVTIGTVFSTASIALLLLLLFSFLTFDLLHGPSGPTPLQQRLLPMGQSQGAGEGPGQQAAPLFPTGIVAGLLSLQDALFLLFLGLGLFLGGSGIPLALLGLAFCLHPWD; from the exons ATGTGTGTCCCCTGGGATGTCAGCCAGGCCCAGCTCCTGGACAGTCTCCTAGGGCTGGGGGCACTCGGAGTGACAATTGGAACAGTCTTCTCGACAGCTAGCATagccctgctgctcctgctgctgttcAGCTTCCTTACTTTCGACCTGCTTCATGG GCCCTCAGGTCCCACGCCGCTACAACAAAGACTTCTCCCAATGGGTCAGAGCCAGGGGGCTGGTGAAGGCCCAGGACAGCAGGCAGCTCCCCTCTTCCCAACAGGGATAGTCGCAGGACTACTCAGTCTCCAGGATGCACTGTTCCTGCTgttcctgggcctgggcctgttCTTGGGAGGCTCTGGTATACCCTTAGCCTTGCTGGGCCTAGCTTTCTGCCTCCATCCTTGGGACTAA
- the Tmem239 gene encoding transmembrane protein 239: MQQPRVEADIIGAGEGPQRAVPWSAWVTRQEWVRWWTCHMPRSWSQWWNTSGWRQPLQRMLWGLEGTLYLLLALMLCHALFTTGSHLLSSLWPVVAAMWSHLLPAILLLVLSALPALLFAASFLLLFSTLLSLVGLLTSMTHPAYAQDLDQ; encoded by the coding sequence ATGCAGCAGCCACGAGTGGAGGCGGATATCATCGGGGCTGGCGAGGGGCCCCAGCGGGCAGTGCCCTGGTCAGCCTGGGTCACCCGTCAGGAGTGGGTGCGCTGGTGGACATGCCACATGCCCCGGAGCTGGTCCCAGTGGTGGAATACATCAGGCTGGCGGCAACCACTACAGCGTATGCTATGGGGTCTGGAGGGGACCCTCTACCTGCTGCTGGCACTGATGCTGTGCCATGCACTCTTCACCACTGGCTCCCACCTGCTAAGCTCCCTGTGGCCTGTGGTGGCTGCGATGTGGAGTCACCTGCTGCCAGCTATCCTGCTACTGGTACTCAGTGCCCTGCCTGCTCTGCTCTTCGCTGCCTCCTTCCTGCTGCTCTTCTCCACATTGCTGAGCCTCGTGGGCCTCCTTACCTCCATGACTCACCCAGCCTATGCTCAGGACTTGGACCAATAG